CATTAGTGAACGAGTCCGTAAGATTTCATTCTATTTCCGAAAACAGCGGCCAAAGAGACAAAACTAACAGTAAGTAGAGCCCTGGAGTCGGTAGGAGAACTCAAAGGAAGAAACGAATACAACCGAGGAAAcattcgatcggatcgatgatTGTTTGCGTAGTTTTAAAAATGGCTTTCACTTAACTAACACTAAcattcctttctctccctttatATGTGCTGTTACCGAGGTGCTCTCTGCTTCCTCGAGGTACAAAAGCGGTTCTGCGGAACTCAAACCCCAATTGTGGAACCTAAATTGTTCTCGGAAGGTCGGTGAGTTCACCGATACGTAAACTAGTAATCTGTGTGTTGTTTTCGTACTGTTCATTTTGATTCTCgttgtccttttttgtgtgtggcttAAAAGTCTGTTACTAAAGAGAACTCAAACAACGCTTTCCGTCGTAGTTCGTCTATCGAAAACGTTCGCCatcggtcgtcgttgtgcgtAACTAATATGTATCGAGTGTTTTGGCTACTTCGGTTGCGACAACCACCTCCATCCCTTCTCAattccccccctctctcttttgtattttttataatgCATAAAAAAGCTAACCCCACCCGCagctcgtggtggtgggggggagtTTTGTTTGGTTAAATATGTCATTTggcgttgttttgtttcttccccCGTTCCCTTTTGTTTCCTATATTGACTAGAGACCGTAGTGGACACTCGCGAGACCACTGCGCTGATCCTTCTTCGGTGTTTTCTGGGTTTGTTTTCCTCTAAAAAGCTTTGTAAGTTCATTGTATTGGAGGATGGTTGTTGTGCGGTTGTCGGTGTTCCGTGTGCTACTGATAATGCAATTCACTAGCCTAACTCGGGAGCGGGAAGAGACAGTAGCAGCCAGGAGCGGCCACTGTCGAAAGCTTTATCGCGTATCGAAAGAAGGATTCTTTTCTTAAACCAAAGATATGCTCACTGTGGACATAGTATAAATCCTTAATTCGCACGTTTTGCCTTTATCTAATCGtattcctttctctctgtctctctctctcgacaatAATAACTCGAGAGAATGAAAAGGCTGGTAGGTTAACACACAGCGGAAGGGATAAGAACcatgatggtgaggatgattATTGTTCTGGCGTCCAGTGATCGGTCCCGTTGGGCCAACTTATCGTATGGAGCTCTTGTGCATCGTGGAGGAACCGGTACGGAccgccggaccaccaccatccatcggatACTCTTCCATTTGGCAGAATATCACGTACCTGGGGTGTAGTTTAATGCAATTCCGcacaaaaaagcgaaaccacCATGAAGGTACCAACCAGGTATAACCCCCAACCGGGATTGGGGAGTAGAGATGGAAATTATCAGGatttttttatccattttatAGGGACACATTTAATGGGTTTACGTGTtggaggagtttttttttcaatcataTTGGTAAAGGGAATCGGAAAGAGGGAAATAATGGCGAGAGGGTGACGGCGAAGGTCCAGAGCGATTCCAGAAACGAGGGTTATAGAtgggaggaaaagagagagaagagagaaagagagaaagagagagagagagagagagagataaaatgtaatcaaatGAGTTCAGCTCCCGGGTCACGGGATTCAACAACACGGTTGCAACGTTTAATGATGGAGCACGGAGATGAGCGAGCGGAGAAATGGGGATATGGGACACGATGACATTTGTGTGGCGAGATCCAGATGCAAGGGCACGACGGATGAATGGGGACACTGTTTCAGAAGGGGCAAGGGGGCACTTACCTTGCCGGTAGAATGAGTGCGTCAAACTCGGTCACCAGATGGCGCCGGATGATATTCTTCGATGGTGGAATACCGAGCGCCGTCGCCATGGTATCGCCAGAGAAGGACGGTTCCAGAACGACTAGTCCACCGTGTACGCCACTATCTGTGAACCGAGAACAAAGGCCGGAAGAAACGGACATTTATTAGAATTAGCTTTGGCATTTGGCGGGAAATCAATTCAGCGAAGATCGTCCTTCCTATATACCTTTCAAGTTTTCCGCATACTCGCCGAGGTCGATTGACCTTGCCCAGCGGATGAATCGTTGGTTGGTCCATACGATCGGATCCGTGTCTACGTTCTCCGACTGTAGCCTTCTCATGGCGATCGCCTGACGGTCGTACTTCATGATGCGCAGTACGTGTATACCTGTGGGAAATACAGTAGAATTGCTTTAAGCAGAAGTACACCAACAGTGCGAAGTCGTGCTTACCATGGACTATGCTAGCCTGATGGAACTTCCTGGTAACTCCCAGGTACTTCTCCAGCTCCTTCTTGGACAGTGTATCCAACATCCGAGCGTCCACGAGCGAGTGCATGAACGATTCCGAATACTGTGGCAACCCAATGTCCGGTAGCCATTCCGACGCGACCCAACTACCGAAGAACACAGCAAAAGATTAGGAAAACGGAGGAATTAAGCCGCTTTCACATCAGAGGCGTTCACAACACACCAAAGATGGCTTTTTTTGAGTCAAAAGCTTAAATTCGCTACCGCTTAAAATTAAACCGAGTAATGAAGGTtaatcgaaaaatagcactATATCAATACTGACACGTCGTAAAATCATGATAAGTAATTTAATctacacacaaaacaatgatTACCGGAAtatcaacacattcctgccaaaaccaATTGCAAAATCAAAGTGCAACGCTGGTTTATTTGCGTAGCTTGCTTGGTTCAGAATCTGCGAAAATCTGTAAAATTTTACAGAGTCGataaaaaacgccaactttaaAGCTCCTTTTGAAGCTCCATGGAAACGTTACGATTTTTATATGTGAACACTTCCacatattttgatgtgatacaaacGAACCGCACGTGTTTACCTCAAAAAAGCCTCGTAACACGCGTCTTATGTGAAATGCAGCTTTATCCAACCAATTAACCAATCAAAAGGAATCTTACGTGTGTCCCAGTTGTCCGATGGTGGGATAGCGCACCAGTTCCGGCCGTCTTTGCTCTTCGATGGCCAACCGAAGCTTTTTCCGGTGCATCGGGTGTGAGGTACCGAGCCCGGTTTCCAGCTCGGCATCGCTGAGTTCCAGCAGCACCTTACCACTCTTGACGTTCTCGGCACAGCGCCCACTATACTGGGGCATACCGAGGGCCACCTCCAGCCACGCCAGCACCTGTGACGCTCGCCAACgttccatcggcatcgacgaAGCTTCGCGCAGTAGCCGCAGCTTCTCGGCGTAACCCTCCTCGGTCAGTGGGCTCCACTGGAAGTCCGAGGCTTCCGTATCGATCGGAGCGTTCTTGCTACGGTTACGGCTACGGGCGAACACTCGGGATATACTACCCCAGGTACCACCACGTCCGGTCCGGCCCGTTAGCCCCGAAGCTTGCGCTTTAGCGGAGGAAACCGACGCAGTAGAGGGTCCCGAGGcggaatgctgttgctgtagcctTCGGGCGAACGTTTGATTTTCGTTATCCACCGGTGATCCCAGCTGCTCGACCGATCGGTAGGAGCTGTAGAGAAGTAAAGGTTGTCGCAAACGCATCGTCAAGAAATCGCAGTAAGCTATGCCTTGGGAAATCCGAACTAACCTGGAAAGTGCTGCACTATCTACGGATCGCGAGTAGGCGCCCGCATTCAGGGGTGACAACGTGGGACTTCGCTCCTTTGGTGTACCATCTAATATGGAAGAaaggtcgaggtcgaggatTGTACAATGGGATCAACACGGAACTTGCTCGAGCGCCTGGGAGGGCTGTACTTACACTGATAGACATTGTGGTGACTGGAAACCAGCGAGACACTGTCCGAGTCCACCTGTATACACGGTCCGTTCTCACACGGACCATCGCTGAGATTCAGATCACCGGCCGCACTCTCCCGGTCGCTACTCCCTGCAATAAAGTCTGGGTTTTGGTCAGGTGACCGCGATAGTCAACACGGCCATCCGGCGCGCTTTACAGCAGGCGTGTGTTTTACTACTTACCTCGTACACCTGAATCGGCACTGCACGAACCACGATCACCGGGAGTTCCACTGATGTTACCGTATCCACCACTGCCAACTCCACCACCGGACACACCACCGCCGGAGCCACCGGAGACCGGATTGTGAACCATCAGTCCCGACGGTGGTGTCAGTGGTGCGGTGGCCGATACTAGACTCTCCTGATCCGACAGACAGCCGGACAGTTGCCGGCGTGCTTCCTGGAGTTGCTCCTGTGTCCGCTGAAGCTGCAGATCGCGGGCATTAAGCTGCGCGGCCAGAGCAATCGAACGTTCCGCTTCATCCCGGGCGTGCTTCAACAGTGACcatcgttcccgttcccggtccGTGCTCTGTTTGGCCGAGTTAGACTCCGATTCCCGTATCCGTTGCTCGTAGTTGCGGATAAAGTTGCGCAGTTCGGCTTCCTTCTCCTGTAGCGACGAACAGAGCTGCTTCACCTGGGACAGCAGATCGTTCTTGTCCGCCCGTAGCTTCTTCCGTTCGAGCTTAAGACCTGCGCATAACGTgaaagatgatggtgatggcgcgACTGGAAAGCGGACTAGAAATGAGGCTCTGCACTTACTCTGGATCAGCTCCTTCGATATCCGCAGTTCGTTCTCCAGCTTCTCCAcccggctgctgctatcaTCCGTCGAGTGTGCATCGAAGCTGTTGTTGTCGGAGAACATCTCGATCCCACCGACGGCACCATCGGGCGAGTTTTCGAGCAGCTTTTTCAGTCGCGTAATCTCCGCCGATAAACGTTCGTTTTCCAGCCGTATTTTGGTCGTTTGTGGTGATTCTAAACCgccgggaagggggagggaaataCAAAGGAACGCTAGTTGAGGACAACGAGATGGCCACGGGAACTACGCTTTGCGAAGCGTTTTTGGGGAACGTACGTACCGAGATCGGTGACACCGTTCTTGAAGAGATTATCACCGTCACTGGCACCGATGGCGGTGTTTCCGGTTGGACTGATCTGTCTCGCTGCCTGTTGCCCGGATGTTGGGTTCGCCTTGTCCAGGTTAGCCAATCCCTgggagctactgctgctcgatgtcgatggttTGGGTGGACTAGTGCCCACCTCGCCCAGGCccaccattccattcgcaCCCATTTGCCCGGTCTCTccggatgatgaggaggacgaggtgGATGAGTGTGGTGGTTGATTCGATTGTCGTTGTCCGGCCGGCGTTAGATCGGCCGGTGTGGCAGCCTCCGAtccaccgaaaccggtggcAGGAGCCGATGTCGGTGTGCCACGGTCAGTCGCATCgaatggtttggttggtttggcgtTGCTATCGAGCGATAGCAGTGGCCGGAATGGACGGCCACCATTGCTTGCACTACCGGTGCCGGCATTCGATGCACCCGCGGCCTTATCGTTGGCGGCCGTATCCAGCGAGCGTGTTTTCTGGAGCGAAACAATCGCATACGAAACGTGATAATCGAGGtgtcggtagcagcagtagcagcagcaggtggtgaATCCGTGTGCCAGGAATGTCCCCTCCGCATGACAATCCCAAATGGCAATTggatttggaaaatggaaccaacGCGACCAGATGCGAGCTCAGCTCGCTCGATCGTTGTTGCAACAGCACATCGTTGTTGTTTATCATCTTTGGCATTGGAATTTGGAGAAATTGGTCATGGTTTGTTGATTGTTCAATCTCTATCACCTGCTGAGGCAGCATGCACTCAATAACACcgcgaatcgatcgagagtGGTCGAGAAGATAGAGCAGTAAAATTAATACTATCGAAGCGGACAAGAGGTCCAACTTTTGTTTGAAGAGTTTTGAATATTGACGCAGGATACCATTTAAAACTGGGTTAGCACCATTGGGACTCTGTGCAATATTGTTAGTTGTAAGCAGGATGAAGTATAAGTTGTTAGGTAAGAAATGAAGTAATGTTTAAGTTGTCTATTTCGATTCCTCGCAACTTAAAAGCCGTGGTTCGACGTCTATTTTGTGCAATAGGCATTATTTTTTCTATATTTAAATGTTAATTTATGTAAGAAGCTGTTTTTAAATCAGGTTGGACTAAATTAGATTATCGCTGAATGTCAATCATTAGGAAATTTTGCAGTTATGATATAG
This sequence is a window from Anopheles darlingi chromosome 3, idAnoDarlMG_H_01, whole genome shotgun sequence. Protein-coding genes within it:
- the LOC125955988 gene encoding kazrin isoform X9 — its product is MLGEFHRIFEKTAINDDTVNSFLRLVGMQLNGTAGTVTMAAASEPPEPPPRNPDKINASLKQLAESKTRSLDTAANDKAAGASNAGTGSASNGGRPFRPLLSLDSNAKPTKPFDATDRGTPTSAPATGFGGSEAATPADLTPAGQRQSNQPPHSSTSSSSSSGETGQMGANGMVGLGEVGTSPPKPSTSSSSSSQGLANLDKANPTSGQQAARQISPTGNTAIGASDGDNLFKNGVTDLESPQTTKIRLENERLSAEITRLKKLLENSPDGAVGGIEMFSDNNSFDAHSTDDSSSRVEKLENELRISKELIQSLKLERKKLRADKNDLLSQVKQLCSSLQEKEAELRNFIRNYEQRIRESESNSAKQSTDRERERWSLLKHARDEAERSIALAAQLNARDLQLQRTQEQLQEARRQLSGCLSDQESLVSATAPLTPPSGLMVHNPVSGGSGGGVSGGGVGSGGYGNISGTPGDRGSCSADSGVRGSSDRESAAGDLNLSDGPCENGPCIQVDSDSVSLVSSHHNVYQYGTPKERSPTLSPLNAGAYSRSVDSAALSSSYRSVEQLGSPVDNENQTFARRLQQQHSASGPSTASVSSAKAQASGLTGRTGRGGTWGSISRVFARSRNRSKNAPIDTEASDFQWSPLTEEGYAEKLRLLREASSMPMERWRASQVLAWLEVALGMPQYSGRCAENVKSGKVLLELSDAELETGLGTSHPMHRKKLRLAIEEQRRPELVRYPTIGQLGHTWVASEWLPDIGLPQYSESFMHSLVDARMLDTLSKKELEKYLGVTRKFHQASIVHGIHVLRIMKYDRQAIAMRRLQSENVDTDPIVWTNQRFIRWARSIDLGEYAENLKDSGVHGGLVVLEPSFSGDTMATALGIPPSKNIIRRHLVTEFDALILPARYVIFCQMEEYPMDGGGPAVRTGSSTMHKSSIR
- the LOC125955988 gene encoding kazrin-A isoform X7 — encoded protein: MLGEFHRIFEKTAINDDTVNSFLRLVGMQLNGTAGTVTMAAASEPPEPPPRNPDKINASLKQLAESKTRSLDTAANDKAAGASNAGTGSASNGGRPFRPLLSLDSNAKPTKPFDATDRGTPTSAPATGFGGSEAATPADLTPAGQRQSNQPPHSSTSSSSSSGETGQMGANGMVGLGEVGTSPPKPSTSSSSSSQGLANLDKANPTSGQQAARQISPTGNTAIGASDGDNLFKNGVTDLESPQTTKIRLENERLSAEITRLKKLLENSPDGAVGGIEMFSDNNSFDAHSTDDSSSRVEKLENELRISKELIQSKCRASFLVRFPVAPSPSSFTLCAGLKLERKKLRADKNDLLSQVKQLCSSLQEKEAELRNFIRNYEQRIRESESNSAKQSTDRERERWSLLKHARDEAERSIALAAQLNARDLQLQRTQEQLQEARRQLSGCLSDQESLVSATAPLTPPSGLMVHNPVSGGSGGGVSGGGVGSGGYGNISGTPGDRGSCSADSGVRDFIAGSSDRESAAGDLNLSDGPCENGPCIQVDSDSVSLVSSHHNVYQYGTPKERSPTLSPLNAGAYSRSVDSAALSSSYRSVEQLGSPVDNENQTFARRLQQQHSASGPSTASVSSAKAQASGLTGRTGRGGTWGSISRVFARSRNRSKNAPIDTEASDFQWSPLTEEGYAEKLRLLREASSMPMERWRASQVLAWLEVALGMPQYSGRCAENVKSGKVLLELSDAELETGLGTSHPMHRKKLRLAIEEQRRPELVRYPTIGQLGHTWVASEWLPDIGLPQYSESFMHSLVDARMLDTLSKKELEKYLGVTRKFHQASIVHGIHVLRIMKYDRQAIAMRRLQSENVDTDPIVWTNQRFIRWARSIDLGEYAENLKDSGVHGGLVVLEPSFSGDTMATALGIPPSKNIIRRHLVTEFDALILPARYVIFCQMEEYPMDGGGPAVRTGSSTMHKSSIR
- the LOC125955988 gene encoding kazrin-A isoform X6 is translated as MLGEFHRIFEKTAINDDTVNSFLRLVGMQLNGTAGTVTMAAASEPPEPPPRNPDKINASLKQLAESKTRSLDTAANDKAAGASNAGTGSASNGGRPFRPLLSLDSNAKPTKPFDATDRGTPTSAPATGFGGSEAATPADLTPAGQRQSNQPPHSSTSSSSSSGETGQMGANGMVGLGEVGTSPPKPSTSSSSSSQGLANLDKANPTSGQQAARQISPTGNTAIGASDGDNLFKNGVTDLESPQTTKIRLENERLSAEITRLKKLLENSPDGAVGGIEMFSDNNSFDAHSTDDSSSRVEKLENELRISKELIQSLKLERKKLRADKNDLLSQVKQLCSSLQEKEAELRNFIRNYEQRIRESESNSAKQSTDRERERWSLLKHARDEAERSIALAAQLNARDLQLQRTQEQLQEARRQLSGCLSDQESLVSATAPLTPPSGLMVHNPVSGGSGGGVSGGGVGSGGYGNISGTPGDRGSCSADSGVRGSSDRESAAGDLNLSDGPCENGPCIQVDSDSVSLVSSHHNVYQYGTPKERSPTLSPLNAGAYSRSVDSAALSSSYRSVEQLGSPVDNENQTFARRLQQQHSASGPSTASVSSAKAQASGLTGRTGRGGTWGSISRVFARSRNRSKNAPIDTEASDFQWSPLTEEGYAEKLRLLREASSMPMERWRASQVLAWLEVALGMPQYSGRCAENVKSGKVLLELSDAELETGLGTSHPMHRKKLRLAIEEQRRPELVRYPTIGQLGHTWVASEWLPDIGLPQYSESFMHSLVDARMLDTLSKKELEKYLGVTRKFHQASIVHGIHVLRIMKYDRQAIAMRRLQSENVDTDPIVWTNQRFIRWARSIDLGEYAENLKDSGVHGGLVVLEPSFSGDTMATALGIPPSKNIIRRHLVTEFDALILPARATLGQGIRTGGGTVIPISSGIGMMTPGASASGVDRRNTGSLRFAAWKGSQGSLTKAFRMSSGYKPRSSNGTGGGGGSGPGSDKNSVYSSTSPTPSFSSSEGGIYATVGSLQTHPAFFHQHHHHHHHLPPPTSAPPPVPGPGIRTSDPLGAVQERAAAANNRVSAPPMDSGHATLPKYAQHRRVKSISDIEIPAVGPIG
- the LOC125955988 gene encoding kazrin-A isoform X1, coding for MLGEFHRIFEKTAINDDTVNSFLRLVGMQLNGTAGTVTMAAASEPPEPPPRNPDKINASLKQLAESKTRSLDTAANDKAAGASNAGTGSASNGGRPFRPLLSLDSNAKPTKPFDATDRGTPTSAPATGFGGSEAATPADLTPAGQRQSNQPPHSSTSSSSSSGETGQMGANGMVGLGEVGTSPPKPSTSSSSSSQGLANLDKANPTSGQQAARQISPTGNTAIGASDGDNLFKNGVTDLESPQTTKIRLENERLSAEITRLKKLLENSPDGAVGGIEMFSDNNSFDAHSTDDSSSRVEKLENELRISKELIQSKCRASFLVRFPVAPSPSSFTLCAGLKLERKKLRADKNDLLSQVKQLCSSLQEKEAELRNFIRNYEQRIRESESNSAKQSTDRERERWSLLKHARDEAERSIALAAQLNARDLQLQRTQEQLQEARRQLSGCLSDQESLVSATAPLTPPSGLMVHNPVSGGSGGGVSGGGVGSGGYGNISGTPGDRGSCSADSGVRDFIAGSSDRESAAGDLNLSDGPCENGPCIQVDSDSVSLVSSHHNVYQYGTPKERSPTLSPLNAGAYSRSVDSAALSSSYRSVEQLGSPVDNENQTFARRLQQQHSASGPSTASVSSAKAQASGLTGRTGRGGTWGSISRVFARSRNRSKNAPIDTEASDFQWSPLTEEGYAEKLRLLREASSMPMERWRASQVLAWLEVALGMPQYSGRCAENVKSGKVLLELSDAELETGLGTSHPMHRKKLRLAIEEQRRPELVRYPTIGQLGHTWVASEWLPDIGLPQYSESFMHSLVDARMLDTLSKKELEKYLGVTRKFHQASIVHGIHVLRIMKYDRQAIAMRRLQSENVDTDPIVWTNQRFIRWARSIDLGEYAENLKDSGVHGGLVVLEPSFSGDTMATALGIPPSKNIIRRHLVTEFDALILPARATLGQGIRTGGGTVIPISSGIGMMTPGASASGVDRRNTGSLRFAAWKGSQGSLTKAFRMSSGYKPRSSNGTGGGGGSGPGSDKNSVYSSTSPTPSFSSSEGGIYATVGSLQTHPAFFHQHHHHHHHLPPPTSAPPPVPGPGIRTSDPLGAVQERAAAANNRVSAPPMDSGHATLPKYAQHRRVKSISDIEIPAVGPIG
- the LOC125955988 gene encoding kazrin-A isoform X3, translating into MLGEFHRIFEKTAINDDTVNSFLRLVGMQLNGTAGTVTMAAASEPPEPPPRNPDKINASLKQLAESKTRSLDTAANDKAAGASNAGTGSASNGGRPFRPLLSLDSNAKPTKPFDATDRGTPTSAPATGFGGSEAATPADLTPAGQRQSNQPPHSSTSSSSSSGETGQMGANGMVGLGEVGTSPPKPSTSSSSSSQGLANLDKANPTSGQQAARQISPTGNTAIGASDGDNLFKNGVTDLESPQTTKIRLENERLSAEITRLKKLLENSPDGAVGGIEMFSDNNSFDAHSTDDSSSRVEKLENELRISKELIQSKCRASFLVRFPVAPSPSSFTLCAGLKLERKKLRADKNDLLSQVKQLCSSLQEKEAELRNFIRNYEQRIRESESNSAKQSTDRERERWSLLKHARDEAERSIALAAQLNARDLQLQRTQEQLQEARRQLSGCLSDQESLVSATAPLTPPSGLMVHNPVSGGSGGGVSGGGVGSGGYGNISGTPGDRGSCSADSGVRDFIAGSSDRESAAGDLNLSDGPCENGPCIQVDSDSVSLVSSHHNVYQYGTPKERSPTLSPLNAGAYSRSVDSAALSSSYRSVEQLGSPVDNENQTFARRLQQQHSASGPSTASVSSAKAQASGLTGRTGRGGTWGSISRVFARSRNRSKNAPIDTEASDFQWSPLTEEGYAEKLRLLREASSMPMERWRASQVLAWLEVALGMPQYSGRCAENVKSGKVLLELSDAELETGLGTSHPMHRKKLRLAIEEQRRPELVRYPTIGQLGHTWVASEWLPDIGLPQYSESFMHSLVDARMLDTLSKKELEKYLGVTRKFHQASIVHGIHVLRIMKYDRQAIAMRRLQSENVDTDPIVWTNQRFIRWARSIDLGEYAENLKDSGVHGGLVVLEPSFSGDTMATALGIPPSKNIIRRHLVTEFDALILPARATLGQGIRTGGGTVIPISSGIGMMTPGASASGVDRRNTGSLRGSLTKAFRMSSGYKPRSSNGTGGGGGSGPGSDKNSVYSSTSPTPSFSSSEGGIYATVGSLQTHPAFFHQHHHHHHHLPPPTSAPPPVPGPGIRTSDPLGAVQERAAAANNRVSAPPMDSGHATLPKYAQHRRVKSISDIEIPAVGPIG
- the LOC125955988 gene encoding kazrin-A isoform X2 encodes the protein MLGEFHRIFEKTAINDDTVNSFLRLVGMQLNGTAGTVTMAAASEPPEPPPRNPDKINASLKQLAESKTRSLDTAANDKAAGASNAGTGSASNGGRPFRPLLSLDSNAKPTKPFDATDRGTPTSAPATGFGGSEAATPADLTPAGQRQSNQPPHSSTSSSSSSGETGQMGANGMVGLGEVGTSPPKPSTSSSSSSQGLANLDKANPTSGQQAARQISPTGNTAIGASDGDNLFKNGVTDLESPQTTKIRLENERLSAEITRLKKLLENSPDGAVGGIEMFSDNNSFDAHSTDDSSSRVEKLENELRISKELIQSKCRASFLVRFPVAPSPSSFTLCAGLKLERKKLRADKNDLLSQVKQLCSSLQEKEAELRNFIRNYEQRIRESESNSAKQSTDRERERWSLLKHARDEAERSIALAAQLNARDLQLQRTQEQLQEARRQLSGCLSDQESLVSATAPLTPPSGLMVHNPVSGGSGGGVSGGGVGSGGYGNISGTPGDRGSCSADSGVRGSSDRESAAGDLNLSDGPCENGPCIQVDSDSVSLVSSHHNVYQYGTPKERSPTLSPLNAGAYSRSVDSAALSSSYRSVEQLGSPVDNENQTFARRLQQQHSASGPSTASVSSAKAQASGLTGRTGRGGTWGSISRVFARSRNRSKNAPIDTEASDFQWSPLTEEGYAEKLRLLREASSMPMERWRASQVLAWLEVALGMPQYSGRCAENVKSGKVLLELSDAELETGLGTSHPMHRKKLRLAIEEQRRPELVRYPTIGQLGHTWVASEWLPDIGLPQYSESFMHSLVDARMLDTLSKKELEKYLGVTRKFHQASIVHGIHVLRIMKYDRQAIAMRRLQSENVDTDPIVWTNQRFIRWARSIDLGEYAENLKDSGVHGGLVVLEPSFSGDTMATALGIPPSKNIIRRHLVTEFDALILPARATLGQGIRTGGGTVIPISSGIGMMTPGASASGVDRRNTGSLRFAAWKGSQGSLTKAFRMSSGYKPRSSNGTGGGGGSGPGSDKNSVYSSTSPTPSFSSSEGGIYATVGSLQTHPAFFHQHHHHHHHLPPPTSAPPPVPGPGIRTSDPLGAVQERAAAANNRVSAPPMDSGHATLPKYAQHRRVKSISDIEIPAVGPIG
- the LOC125955988 gene encoding kazrin-A isoform X4, producing the protein MLGEFHRIFEKTAINDDTVNSFLRLVGMQLNGTAGTVTMAAASEPPEPPPRNPDKINASLKQLAESKTRSLDTAANDKAAGASNAGTGSASNGGRPFRPLLSLDSNAKPTKPFDATDRGTPTSAPATGFGGSEAATPADLTPAGQRQSNQPPHSSTSSSSSSGETGQMGANGMVGLGEVGTSPPKPSTSSSSSSQGLANLDKANPTSGQQAARQISPTGNTAIGASDGDNLFKNGVTDLESPQTTKIRLENERLSAEITRLKKLLENSPDGAVGGIEMFSDNNSFDAHSTDDSSSRVEKLENELRISKELIQSLKLERKKLRADKNDLLSQVKQLCSSLQEKEAELRNFIRNYEQRIRESESNSAKQSTDRERERWSLLKHARDEAERSIALAAQLNARDLQLQRTQEQLQEARRQLSGCLSDQESLVSATAPLTPPSGLMVHNPVSGGSGGGVSGGGVGSGGYGNISGTPGDRGSCSADSGVRDFIAGSSDRESAAGDLNLSDGPCENGPCIQVDSDSVSLVSSHHNVYQYGTPKERSPTLSPLNAGAYSRSVDSAALSSSYRSVEQLGSPVDNENQTFARRLQQQHSASGPSTASVSSAKAQASGLTGRTGRGGTWGSISRVFARSRNRSKNAPIDTEASDFQWSPLTEEGYAEKLRLLREASSMPMERWRASQVLAWLEVALGMPQYSGRCAENVKSGKVLLELSDAELETGLGTSHPMHRKKLRLAIEEQRRPELVRYPTIGQLGHTWVASEWLPDIGLPQYSESFMHSLVDARMLDTLSKKELEKYLGVTRKFHQASIVHGIHVLRIMKYDRQAIAMRRLQSENVDTDPIVWTNQRFIRWARSIDLGEYAENLKDSGVHGGLVVLEPSFSGDTMATALGIPPSKNIIRRHLVTEFDALILPARATLGQGIRTGGGTVIPISSGIGMMTPGASASGVDRRNTGSLRFAAWKGSQGSLTKAFRMSSGYKPRSSNGTGGGGGSGPGSDKNSVYSSTSPTPSFSSSEGGIYATVGSLQTHPAFFHQHHHHHHHLPPPTSAPPPVPGPGIRTSDPLGAVQERAAAANNRVSAPPMDSGHATLPKYAQHRRVKSISDIEIPAVGPIG
- the LOC125955988 gene encoding kazrin-A isoform X8, which codes for MLGEFHRIFEKTAINDDTVNSFLRLVGMQLNGTAGTVTMAAASEPPEPPPRNPDKINASLKQLAESKTRSLDTAANDKAAGASNAGTGSASNGGRPFRPLLSLDSNAKPTKPFDATDRGTPTSAPATGFGGSEAATPADLTPAGQRQSNQPPHSSTSSSSSSGETGQMGANGMVGLGEVGTSPPKPSTSSSSSSQGLANLDKANPTSGQQAARQISPTGNTAIGASDGDNLFKNGVTDLESPQTTKIRLENERLSAEITRLKKLLENSPDGAVGGIEMFSDNNSFDAHSTDDSSSRVEKLENELRISKELIQSKCRASFLVRFPVAPSPSSFTLCAGLKLERKKLRADKNDLLSQVKQLCSSLQEKEAELRNFIRNYEQRIRESESNSAKQSTDRERERWSLLKHARDEAERSIALAAQLNARDLQLQRTQEQLQEARRQLSGCLSDQESLVSATAPLTPPSGLMVHNPVSGGSGGGVSGGGVGSGGYGNISGTPGDRGSCSADSGVRDFIAGSSDRESAAGDLNLSDGPCENGPCIQVDSDSVSLVSSHHNVYQYGTPKERSPTLSPLNAGAYSRSVDSAALSSSYRSVEQLGSPVDNENQTFARRLQQQHSASGPSTASVSSAKAQASGLTGRTGRGGTWGSISRVFARSRNRSKNAPIDTEASDFQWSPLTEEGYAEKLRLLREASSMPMERWRASQVLAWLEVALGMPQYSGRCAENVKSGKVLLELSDAELETGLGTSHPMHRKKLRLAIEEQRRPELVRYPTIGQLGHTWVASEWLPDIGLPQYSESFMHSLVDARMLDTLSKKELEKYLGVTRKFHQASIVHGIHVLRIMKYDRQAIAMRRLQSENVDTDPIVWTNQRFIRWARSIDLGEYAENLKDSGVHGGLVVLEPSFSGDTMATALGIPPSKNIIRRHLVTEFDALILPASLQPGKDHRVH